The Alnus glutinosa chromosome 7, dhAlnGlut1.1, whole genome shotgun sequence genome includes a region encoding these proteins:
- the LOC133873646 gene encoding protein GL2-INTERACTING REPRESSOR 1, which produces MSRRSGSSPKLELKLNLSPPRPNPRVESPSRSATVSPTSPQSSCVSSELNQDDPLRYPNSPEVTSMVLVGCPRCLMYVMLSEDDPKCPKCKSTVLLDFLHDTTSPATKTRKS; this is translated from the coding sequence ATGAGTCGCCGAAGTGGAAGCAGCCCAAAGCTGGAATTGAAGTTGAACCTTTCACCACCGAGGCCTAACCCGCGAGTGGAGTCGCCAAGCCGCTCGGCCACGGTGTCGCCGACATCCCCGCAAAGCTCGTGTGTGTCGTCGGAGCTCAACCAGGATGATCCTCTCCGATACCCGAACAGCCCCGAGGTGACATCCATGGTGCTCGTGGGGTGTCCGCGCTGCCTCATGTATGTGATGCTCTCAGAGGACGACCCCAAATGCCCCAAATGCAAGAGCACAGTTTTGCTTGACTTTCTTCATGACACCACTAGTCCCGCCACCAAGACAAGGAAGAGTTAG